Proteins from a genomic interval of uncultured Methanocorpusculum sp.:
- a CDS encoding type IIL restriction-modification enzyme MmeI has translation MADTKQRIVAEKFAKDWEGKGYEKGDTHPFWMTLLSKVFGVAEPEKYIVFEKRIKNENTNYIDCYVPKTHVLIEQKSIEVDLTKPELQSDKTYKTPYQQAKSYADTLGYDERARWIVVCNFAEFHIYDMSKSGKITPEILYLKDFPKEFHRLQFLVDESAVHISKEIEVSFRAGELVGSVP, from the coding sequence AATTTGCAAAAGACTGGGAAGGTAAAGGATATGAGAAAGGTGACACTCATCCATTTTGGATGACTCTCCTTTCCAAAGTTTTTGGCGTTGCCGAGCCTGAAAAATACATTGTTTTTGAAAAGAGAATCAAAAATGAAAACACGAATTATATTGACTGTTATGTCCCGAAAACCCATGTCTTAATTGAACAAAAAAGTATAGAAGTAGATTTAACAAAACCTGAACTCCAATCGGATAAAACATATAAAACACCGTATCAGCAGGCTAAAAGCTATGCTGACACACTTGGATATGATGAAAGGGCACGCTGGATCGTTGTATGTAATTTTGCCGAATTTCATATTTACGATATGTCAAAATCCGGTAAAATTACCCCGGAGATATTGTACTTAAAGGATTTTCCCAAAGAATTTCACCGTCTGCAGTTCCTCGTTGATGAAAGTGCCGTTCACATTTCAAAAGAGATTGAGGTATCCTTCCGGGCGGGGGAGTTGGTCGGGTCAGTTCCATGA
- a CDS encoding type IIL restriction-modification enzyme MmeI — protein sequence MKVPFTFQKRLRYPSGRGSWSGQFHDYLKQFQVKDARRAIIDLFKVLDQKETDRDPYLDESLAGFPYVNGGLFSDEDIEIPLFTDKIYTLLLKDASAGFD from the coding sequence ATGAAAGTGCCGTTCACATTTCAAAAGAGATTGAGGTATCCTTCCGGGCGGGGGAGTTGGTCGGGTCAGTTCCATGATTATCTAAAGCAGTTTCAGGTTAAGGATGCACGCCGAGCCATTATTGATTTGTTTAAGGTATTGGACCAAAAGGAAACTGATAGAGACCCTTATCTTGATGAATCTCTTGCAGGTTTCCCATATGTAAATGGCGGATTGTTTTCGGATGAAGATATTGAAATCCCGCTGTTTACCGATAAAATCTATACATTGTTACTTAAGGATGCGAGTGCCGGATTTGATTGA